One Hydractinia symbiolongicarpus strain clone_291-10 chromosome 7, HSymV2.1, whole genome shotgun sequence genomic window, TAAGGattcagataaaaaaatcaccTTGATAATGTGTTATCCTAGCCTCGTCCAGGATTTGAACGGCATATATATCTGGaacaattttcaaattttattccaAATGAGCGCCTCCTTGAATACGTGTCTCGCGTCTTTTGAGAAAATAGAGGGGTGCTCATTCAGGGCAGGcggtttttatatatattatggcAAAAGGGGTCGATAATTCTAGGGTAGACGCTTTTTAGACTAATACGGTATatatcataaataaataaatttaactaaaaaacagACATACATTCGCAAACGTAAagtaccttatcggtaaaaaaaaggtcggcaaaaagtgaccaaattttGGCTAGGTGACTAAATTTTTTACCGACCAATTTTTTTACCGACATTTTTTTTTGCCGACCGaaaatttttaccgactttttttttaccgaCTAGTAATATTtgccgattttttgaattactttttaacctccaattttttagttttttgactTTCCAAAGTGATTCCAGGGATTCTAATCAAATTTAGACTTTGTCGTTTTATGAAGCCTCATCCGCAATATTATACGGAGTATACACCAAGTAGCGGAGCTCCGCTATATTATGTCTTTGTATACACTAAGTTTGAACCAATTGAACCAATAGCTTTCTCTTAAACCCACGTGAGATGATAAAAGCAAATAATTTCTCGGTTAATGATTGGTTCAATTATTTATGACCATATTTGGTGGAGAGCTTTTTCACAGAGTTAGTGTATAATGATCCTGTAAAACCAAACCTGGTAAAGgagaaagaaaattaaagaagttcTTTTGAATTCCTACTGTTTAATTTAATGCTAACAATGGTATCTTTGTAATATAAACATCAAAAACAACataatcaacaacaacaaaccgtTCATACAAATAGCAgagaaaaataagtaaatattttaacaacGAAAAGGGTTTTCAATTCTTTCCAAGACAGCATTAGCAGATTCCACTGCTTCTGTTATACCAGCAGCTTTGAAGCCATTTAATATCATTTTATCTTGAGCACATAAGAATTCATAAAGTTTTGAAATCCATTTAGCATGCATCACCTTTAATTCGGTTAGATTAAGCGACACTTTAATATCTGCAGGTCTTATGCCTTTCTCCAACTGCTGGGAAACTTGATGAGAAAACCATTCATTGTAACAATTGGAAATGAACGATTTTGCTGGCTTGTTCAAGGTTATATCCAGTGGTTGAAACTTATTTGTTAGGTTGTGGGGCACTATTATAACTCTGCAAGAATTCTTTCGGCAAAGTTGAAGAACAGCTTCGTTATCCTGCCCCTTGAATGTATCCATGATTATTAACGATAGTTGCTCCTTTGGATAATTCAGATTTACTTTGACTTTATCCAGGTACggaaaaataatatcttcaaataGCTCCATTGATTTTTCAGTATTTGACcaatgattgctggaaaatgTAACATTAAAGCCAGTTGGA contains:
- the LOC130649571 gene encoding uncharacterized protein LOC130649571, with the protein product MVIAIGNGVVKANCPSKLKEFGGHIVLTEGWARNVLKSMAWSEREGTTGKIEPSEQFLLEEKFTFQRQISAVVSDDDIPKDLILNLDQTPLSYVSPGKYTFNSKGAKTVPIKGIDDKRQITATFVISMTGKFLPIQLIYEGKTKRCLPKFDFPTGFNVTFSSNHWSNTEKSMELFEDIIFPYLDKVKVNLNYPKEQLSLIIMDTFKGQDNEAVLQLCRKNSCRVIIVPHNLTNKFQPLDITLNKPAKSFISNCYNEWFSHQVSQQLEKGIRPADIKVSLNLTELKVMHAKWISKLYEFLCAQDKMILNGFKAAGITEAVESANAVLERIENPFRC